One window of Psychrobacillus sp. FSL H8-0483 genomic DNA carries:
- a CDS encoding NAD(P)H-binding protein: MHISLLGATGRVGSDILSLLLENGHQVTVLVRNSEKVVPHPSLIILKGDARVSLDVEKTLEGTDAVVSALGTDQSTVLTEAIAHIISIMKKQNIKRIVTIGTGGILASRVEPKLLRYQSSESKRKSTTAAKEHHKVYDMLRVSSLDWTMVCPTYLPTGAATNAYTIERDMLPIGAVKSTTGDTALFVVNELFKNEHIGFRVGIMSPT; the protein is encoded by the coding sequence ATGCATATTTCATTATTAGGGGCAACTGGTCGTGTAGGGAGCGACATACTCTCTTTACTATTAGAAAATGGTCACCAAGTGACGGTGCTCGTTAGAAATTCAGAAAAAGTGGTACCACATCCTAGTTTAATCATCTTAAAAGGGGATGCACGTGTATCTTTAGATGTAGAAAAAACGTTAGAAGGTACAGATGCAGTGGTGAGTGCTCTTGGTACAGATCAATCGACTGTATTAACTGAGGCGATAGCACATATTATTTCTATTATGAAGAAACAAAATATTAAACGAATCGTTACTATTGGTACTGGTGGTATATTAGCTAGTCGAGTAGAACCAAAATTGCTTCGATATCAATCATCGGAATCAAAACGTAAATCGACAACTGCAGCAAAAGAGCATCATAAAGTGTATGATATGTTAAGAGTGTCATCATTAGATTGGACAATGGTTTGTCCTACTTATCTGCCTACCGGGGCTGCAACAAACGCATATACAATTGAACGAGATATGCTACCGATTGGAGCGGTTAAAAGTACTACGGGAGATACGGCTTTATTCGTCGTAAACGAGCTGTTTAAGAATGAACACATTGGTTTTAGAGTAGGTATCATGAGCCCAACTTGA
- a CDS encoding ABC transporter permease subunit yields the protein MNNFTVIFQKEWRENVRNFKILWIPLVFVLFGISEPLMNYYLPQILNAVGNMPEGAVFQLPEFTPEQIVMSTIGQYQFIGMLVVTLGFAGIIARERKNGSATLLYVRPIAYSSYVYSKLVIMCILVIGSVLLGLLANLYYTSVLFGAVDASAFIGFLGTYIIWLLFVISIVLFASAAFSTGIASAVSLVLVLIVQLIDAVLGTYWTISPWKLPMYAGVVLNGGVDKTPFVWSIIVTLLAIVILLASAIYFVKKNVSKTKI from the coding sequence ATGAATAATTTTACAGTCATATTTCAAAAAGAATGGCGCGAGAATGTACGGAATTTTAAAATACTATGGATACCTTTAGTGTTTGTCTTGTTTGGTATATCGGAGCCATTAATGAATTACTATCTACCTCAAATATTAAATGCAGTAGGCAATATGCCAGAAGGAGCAGTTTTTCAGTTACCAGAATTTACTCCAGAGCAAATAGTCATGTCGACCATAGGCCAGTATCAATTTATCGGGATGCTCGTTGTAACACTTGGATTCGCCGGTATCATCGCAAGGGAACGGAAAAATGGTTCAGCAACGTTACTATACGTTCGTCCTATAGCTTATTCAAGCTATGTGTATAGTAAATTAGTTATCATGTGCATATTAGTGATTGGCAGTGTATTACTTGGATTGTTAGCGAATTTATATTATACGTCTGTCCTTTTTGGAGCAGTAGATGCAAGTGCGTTTATAGGATTTCTTGGAACTTATATAATTTGGCTGCTATTTGTTATTAGTATTGTTTTATTTGCAAGTGCAGCATTTTCGACAGGCATTGCTTCTGCTGTATCACTTGTACTTGTTTTGATAGTGCAGCTGATCGATGCTGTACTAGGTACGTATTGGACTATTTCTCCTTGGAAGCTTCCGATGTATGCAGGAGTCGTATTAAACGGTGGAGTTGATAAGACTCCGTTCGTTTGGAGTATAATTGTTACTTTATTGGCTATAGTTATACTTTTGGCTAGTGCAATTTACTTTGTTAAAAAGAACGTTTCGAAGACGAAGATATAA
- a CDS encoding phosphotransferase translates to MREIRVRLDGGFHNEVFYIEEKGKVVRMSNAGKTKEMVLQEIEWMNFLYEQEVAVPKPEMHLEDENGRVRAYFGFVKGDMMDVTNVLHWNEKVFEQWGKTLGRMHALSKRFKVEEIHRPVWTVENTDVFGIRANLSSWLRDRYDRLMQSLCAFDSIESTFGLIHNDFHQGNLIITNDGTITTIDFDDCAFNWYAQDIAVAFYHAYWQHSSYNGDTKAFPQTFMNHFLAGYQAENLLHEDIVEQIPIFLKLREIFLYQLFTRKWDKNNLEEWQKYTMLDLEEKIKNKIPYAGITDFSIYV, encoded by the coding sequence ATGAGAGAAATTCGTGTCCGACTAGATGGAGGGTTTCATAACGAAGTTTTTTACATTGAGGAAAAAGGAAAAGTAGTTAGAATGTCTAATGCTGGAAAAACGAAGGAAATGGTTTTACAGGAAATTGAATGGATGAATTTCCTATACGAACAAGAGGTTGCTGTTCCCAAGCCAGAAATGCATTTGGAAGATGAAAACGGGCGGGTGAGGGCGTATTTCGGGTTTGTTAAGGGCGATATGATGGATGTGACAAACGTATTACATTGGAATGAAAAAGTATTTGAACAATGGGGAAAGACATTAGGAAGGATGCATGCTCTATCTAAAAGGTTCAAGGTAGAAGAAATACATCGACCTGTTTGGACGGTTGAGAATACTGATGTGTTTGGTATTAGGGCAAACTTATCCTCATGGTTAAGGGATCGTTACGACAGGTTGATGCAAAGCCTGTGTGCGTTTGATAGCATAGAAAGCACATTTGGTCTGATTCATAATGACTTTCATCAAGGGAATCTAATCATTACAAACGATGGTACTATTACTACGATTGATTTTGATGACTGTGCATTTAATTGGTATGCGCAAGATATAGCAGTGGCCTTCTATCATGCATATTGGCAACATAGCTCTTACAATGGTGATACAAAAGCTTTTCCTCAGACATTTATGAACCATTTTCTTGCGGGTTATCAAGCGGAAAATTTGCTCCATGAGGACATTGTAGAGCAAATCCCAATATTCCTGAAACTGAGGGAAATCTTTTTATACCAGCTATTTACTCGGAAATGGGATAAAAACAATTTGGAAGAATGGCAAAAGTATACTATGTTGGATTTGGAGGAAAAGATTAAGAACAAAATTCCTTATGCTGGGATTACTGACTTTTCTATCTATGTGTAA
- a CDS encoding CBS domain-containing protein has protein sequence MTIRNSDRFIISYNRIDHLMKEISGAQDHLSFFRLIEMAKKKNAIIRRYEADLREYGDLRNAIVHHRTSTEYAIAEPHDEVVRKIEEIEAELNTPVTVGEMFKTNVTTFQRTDSLSYALKVIQDKKYNQFPVYDGSEFKGLITPVGITMWMASTVDSETFSRKKTTLGEILAHEHSRENHQFIGQHASVYEALEIFNVAITRGKRLEALLITEDGKPNKKLIGIVTPTSMMKVK, from the coding sequence ATGACCATTCGCAATTCAGATCGATTTATTATATCATATAATCGGATTGATCACTTGATGAAGGAAATTAGTGGTGCACAGGATCATTTATCATTTTTCCGTTTAATTGAAATGGCGAAAAAAAAGAATGCCATTATTAGAAGGTATGAAGCTGACTTACGAGAATACGGTGATCTAAGAAATGCTATTGTTCATCATCGCACCTCGACGGAGTATGCAATTGCAGAGCCACATGATGAGGTTGTACGGAAGATAGAAGAGATAGAAGCGGAACTAAATACACCGGTAACCGTTGGGGAAATGTTTAAAACAAATGTTACGACTTTCCAAAGAACTGATTCCTTAAGCTATGCATTAAAGGTTATTCAGGATAAAAAATACAATCAGTTTCCTGTATATGATGGTTCAGAATTTAAAGGACTCATAACACCTGTAGGGATAACTATGTGGATGGCAAGCACAGTGGATTCAGAGACCTTTTCCAGAAAGAAGACTACCTTAGGAGAAATTCTAGCACATGAACATAGCAGAGAGAATCATCAATTTATAGGTCAACATGCATCTGTATATGAAGCATTAGAGATTTTTAATGTTGCAATTACGAGAGGGAAACGTTTAGAAGCACTTCTTATAACAGAAGACGGTAAGCCAAATAAAAAACTCATAGGCATCGTTACGCCTACGAGTATGATGAAAGTAAAATAA
- a CDS encoding PLD nuclease N-terminal domain-containing protein, with protein MGFESIPWMLILPLIIIQLILMLVAIIDLVRVAKTNGPKWLWAIIIILGNMIGPIIYFIVGRRNE; from the coding sequence ATGGGGTTTGAATCAATACCGTGGATGCTTATATTGCCATTAATAATCATCCAACTTATTTTAATGTTGGTAGCTATTATTGACTTAGTTCGGGTAGCAAAAACAAACGGTCCGAAATGGTTATGGGCCATTATCATTATTTTGGGGAATATGATTGGACCAATTATATACTTCATCGTTGGGAGACGGAATGAATGA
- a CDS encoding GNAT family N-acetyltransferase, giving the protein MEVIIRNARKEDAQAAVPLIMEAIGDISMQMTGETKEANIKKEFVQLFIRTDNRHSYLNTYIAEMEGKVAGVLVFYSAEQAVTLDANLEKYLSTKKGTSVHIDLETLPGEWYIDTVVVDPTYRGHGIGTKLLAYSEQLVKDIGGGKLSLNVEIEKEAAIRLYNRLGFDIVCPWTIIGEPFHHMVKTVYAD; this is encoded by the coding sequence ATGGAAGTTATAATTAGAAATGCACGTAAAGAAGATGCTCAAGCAGCTGTTCCACTTATTATGGAAGCTATAGGCGATATCTCCATGCAAATGACTGGAGAAACGAAAGAAGCGAATATTAAGAAGGAATTTGTGCAATTATTTATTAGAACGGATAATAGACATTCCTATTTAAATACCTATATTGCTGAAATGGAAGGAAAGGTCGCAGGAGTTCTTGTATTTTATTCCGCAGAGCAAGCTGTTACACTCGATGCCAACTTAGAAAAATATCTCTCCACCAAAAAAGGAACTTCTGTCCATATTGATTTAGAAACATTGCCTGGTGAGTGGTATATAGATACAGTAGTTGTAGATCCTACATATCGAGGGCATGGTATTGGAACGAAACTTTTAGCATACTCCGAACAGTTAGTTAAAGATATTGGTGGGGGAAAACTATCTTTAAATGTAGAAATAGAAAAAGAAGCTGCAATTCGCTTGTATAATAGGCTAGGATTTGATATCGTATGTCCTTGGACAATTATTGGCGAGCCATTTCATCATATGGTGAAGACGGTATACGCTGATTAA
- a CDS encoding metallophosphoesterase: MKKWIVLLLAVALVLYLGNVRIKTTEISLEAERIPSNFNGMKIVQISDLHDATFGENQAKLVEKIKKADPDLIFITGDLIDSNRFNLQNSLDVVEQVISLAPVYYVTGNHEIATNDVDHIKASLSDLGVTVLANDERIIKKDGQQIRIIGIEDPLNGIAVPDALSKFDKNDIFTLVLSHRPETFQDYVDSGMDVIFTGHAHGGQFRIPGLGGLVAPGQGLFPMYTAGVYTENETNMIVNRGLGNSIMPIRVFNTPEIIVVTLKSI, translated from the coding sequence ATGAAGAAATGGATAGTTTTATTACTTGCAGTTGCTCTCGTACTTTATCTAGGAAATGTACGTATTAAAACAACCGAGATATCGTTAGAGGCAGAAAGGATTCCATCTAATTTTAACGGCATGAAGATTGTACAAATTTCGGACCTACATGATGCTACATTTGGAGAAAATCAAGCAAAGCTTGTAGAAAAGATAAAAAAAGCTGATCCTGATCTTATTTTTATTACAGGGGATCTGATCGACAGTAATCGATTTAATTTACAAAATAGTTTAGATGTAGTGGAGCAGGTTATATCACTTGCACCAGTTTACTATGTAACAGGAAATCACGAAATTGCTACAAACGATGTAGACCATATAAAGGCTTCCTTATCAGATTTGGGTGTCACCGTACTAGCAAATGATGAAAGAATAATAAAAAAAGATGGACAGCAAATACGCATTATTGGAATTGAAGATCCATTAAACGGCATAGCAGTTCCCGATGCATTAAGTAAATTTGATAAAAATGATATTTTCACATTAGTGCTTTCACATCGCCCAGAAACGTTTCAAGATTATGTAGATAGTGGAATGGATGTTATTTTTACAGGACATGCACATGGGGGACAATTTCGAATTCCAGGGTTAGGCGGACTAGTAGCACCGGGACAAGGTCTATTTCCAATGTATACCGCAGGAGTGTATACCGAAAATGAAACAAACATGATAGTAAATAGGGGATTAGGGAATAGTATTATGCCTATAAGGGTGTTTAATACACCAGAAATAATTGTTGTAACATTAAAAAGTATATAG
- a CDS encoding DMT family transporter, whose protein sequence is MKLWIYPLMVVFAASCYGTLSTMVKLAIADGYSASEAVASQYIVGFLLAFIIYLVTQRKLPRLYGGGKIVLLAGIFTGTTGIVYGQALIYLPASLAVVLLFQFTWIGTLIDCIIRRRLPTRPEVISLIILFIGTILAAGVLDVDLSGIDWRGWVYGFAAAVSFSLNMNANTKQVEGMNTTTRLLFVSFIAMLMISIFQSPEIVWNGKLFTESLLFYGLALGLLGIIIPIYFFVIAVPKVGGAVSSILSAMELPVAVIVSVLVLNEALSWLQILGIIVILIGMCIPTLATISKNKKRKTAS, encoded by the coding sequence ATGAAATTATGGATTTACCCCCTTATGGTTGTTTTTGCAGCCAGCTGTTATGGGACTTTATCAACGATGGTGAAACTTGCTATTGCGGACGGCTATTCAGCCTCTGAAGCGGTTGCGAGTCAATATATAGTAGGTTTTCTTTTAGCTTTCATTATCTATCTAGTGACGCAACGGAAACTTCCACGTTTATATGGGGGAGGTAAAATTGTTTTATTAGCAGGTATCTTTACAGGTACGACAGGGATCGTTTATGGACAAGCGCTTATCTACTTACCTGCTTCTTTAGCGGTCGTATTGCTATTCCAATTCACATGGATTGGTACGCTCATCGATTGTATTATAAGAAGAAGATTGCCGACTAGACCGGAAGTTATTTCGCTTATTATTTTATTTATCGGAACGATTTTGGCTGCTGGTGTTCTTGATGTCGATTTAAGTGGTATTGACTGGAGAGGTTGGGTTTATGGGTTTGCAGCTGCAGTGTCATTCTCTCTTAATATGAATGCCAATACAAAGCAAGTGGAGGGAATGAATACTACGACTCGCCTATTATTTGTTTCTTTCATAGCAATGCTCATGATTTCCATCTTTCAAAGCCCTGAAATTGTTTGGAACGGGAAATTATTTACGGAATCCCTTTTATTCTATGGACTAGCTCTTGGATTACTAGGTATCATTATTCCAATTTATTTTTTCGTAATTGCTGTGCCAAAAGTTGGAGGCGCTGTTTCTTCTATATTAAGTGCTATGGAATTGCCAGTTGCCGTAATTGTTTCGGTACTTGTGTTAAACGAAGCATTATCATGGCTACAAATTTTAGGGATTATCGTTATTTTAATTGGTATGTGTATCCCGACGCTTGCTACCATTTCGAAGAATAAAAAACGGAAAACCGCTTCATAA
- a CDS encoding alpha/beta hydrolase, which produces MRRLQIVFSLIAIIFLLLTACSKEKEGASEVDSLKDIEGVWEGSIKIPDQPLPIIIEFEADKGTISIPVQGLSNYPLTNVKLNESDILFNMNIQGQKLTFNGKMEQEKISGTFTQQGEAFPFELLKGSKEEEIEEDRLVEVKVGNGTMSGQLEIPQGEGPFPLMVIIAGSGPTDRNGNSIALPGKNNSLKMLAEDLATEGVASIRYDKRGVGKNASLAGKEEDLRFDQYIDDAAAWVQFAKDDERFSKVGIIGHSEGSLIGMVASQKADADVFISIAGAGRPIDQVLLEQLEAQLPANLMEESTKILEKLKQGEQVQTVSQELQSLFRSSVQPYVISWLQYDPAEQLQKLNGPVLLVNGNLDIQVPVKDAELLHQVKKDSDLLIVDKMNHVLKEAPADREGNVATYSNPDLPLAKGLIDGIVDFLQERAK; this is translated from the coding sequence ATGAGGAGATTACAAATTGTTTTTTCTTTAATAGCAATTATTTTTTTATTGCTTACTGCGTGTAGTAAGGAAAAAGAGGGGGCGTCAGAGGTGGATTCATTAAAAGACATAGAGGGAGTATGGGAGGGGTCCATTAAAATTCCCGATCAACCACTGCCAATTATCATTGAATTTGAAGCGGACAAAGGGACGATTAGTATTCCAGTACAAGGATTAAGCAATTATCCACTAACAAATGTGAAATTAAACGAATCGGACATACTCTTTAATATGAATATTCAAGGACAGAAACTTACATTTAACGGTAAAATGGAACAAGAAAAAATTTCAGGAACATTTACTCAACAAGGGGAGGCTTTCCCTTTTGAATTGCTGAAGGGAAGTAAAGAGGAAGAAATAGAAGAAGATCGTTTGGTTGAGGTGAAAGTAGGGAATGGAACGATGTCTGGTCAACTGGAAATTCCTCAAGGTGAGGGACCTTTTCCTCTTATGGTCATTATTGCTGGCTCTGGTCCTACTGACAGAAACGGAAACTCAATAGCGTTGCCTGGTAAAAACAATAGTTTGAAAATGCTTGCTGAAGATTTAGCTACAGAAGGCGTGGCAAGTATCCGTTACGACAAGCGTGGTGTTGGAAAAAATGCAAGCTTAGCTGGCAAGGAAGAAGATTTGCGATTTGACCAATACATTGATGATGCGGCTGCATGGGTCCAATTTGCAAAGGATGATGAACGCTTTTCGAAGGTTGGAATAATCGGACACAGTGAAGGATCGTTAATTGGAATGGTAGCTAGTCAAAAAGCGGATGCAGATGTGTTCATCTCCATTGCTGGAGCTGGAAGACCTATTGATCAGGTACTTCTGGAACAGCTCGAAGCACAACTTCCTGCAAACCTAATGGAAGAATCTACGAAGATTCTTGAAAAATTAAAACAAGGTGAGCAAGTGCAAACAGTAAGTCAGGAATTGCAAAGTTTATTCCGCTCATCGGTTCAACCATATGTGATATCTTGGCTACAATATGACCCGGCTGAACAACTGCAAAAGTTAAATGGACCAGTACTCCTAGTGAACGGGAATTTAGATATTCAGGTCCCTGTAAAGGATGCAGAGCTATTACATCAAGTAAAAAAAGATTCAGATTTACTCATTGTTGATAAGATGAACCATGTATTGAAGGAAGCACCTGCGGATCGAGAAGGAAATGTCGCTACCTATTCCAATCCCGATCTTCCATTAGCGAAAGGTTTAATAGATGGCATAGTCGATTTCTTGCAAGAACGTGCAAAATGA
- a CDS encoding ABC transporter ATP-binding protein produces MNTLLHMQGLTKEYGIEKAVDNVTFSLLKNTATALIGPNGAGKTTTLSMLAGLLKQTNGTIIMDGEITGDIRKEIGFLPQYPQFYSWLTALEYTEMAAKLSGVDPKMAKLEAEKTLEFVGLGDAKNKKTGTFSGGMRQRLGLAQAIVHKPLLLLLDEPVSALDPIGRREIMNLLKELQASTTILYSTHILNDAEEMTDQLLFLRKGKLVEQGSMREVREKYANPMYKMYFSNSNEAAQFVETSPWPAMQEGPIAFIHLEDAKPMMQEVLQVLANCNLSLSKVERASASLEEIFLQVVNKDE; encoded by the coding sequence ATGAATACATTACTTCATATGCAAGGACTAACAAAAGAATATGGAATAGAAAAAGCTGTAGATAATGTCACTTTTTCGTTACTTAAAAACACGGCAACTGCACTAATCGGTCCAAATGGAGCAGGGAAGACTACTACTTTGTCCATGCTCGCTGGATTACTAAAACAAACGAATGGAACAATTATAATGGATGGGGAGATTACAGGCGATATCCGAAAAGAAATCGGTTTCCTTCCGCAATATCCTCAGTTTTATTCCTGGCTAACAGCACTTGAATATACAGAAATGGCTGCGAAGTTAAGTGGAGTAGATCCTAAGATGGCAAAACTAGAAGCAGAAAAGACACTGGAATTTGTAGGTCTGGGAGATGCAAAAAATAAAAAGACAGGTACATTTTCTGGGGGAATGAGACAACGCTTAGGTCTAGCACAAGCAATTGTGCATAAGCCCTTACTACTTCTGCTGGATGAACCGGTGTCTGCTTTAGATCCAATAGGTAGACGTGAAATTATGAACTTACTGAAAGAATTGCAGGCATCGACGACTATATTGTATTCGACTCATATTTTAAATGATGCTGAAGAAATGACGGATCAATTATTGTTTTTACGAAAAGGGAAGTTAGTGGAGCAAGGTTCTATGAGAGAAGTGCGAGAAAAATATGCAAATCCTATGTACAAAATGTACTTTTCAAATAGTAACGAAGCGGCACAATTTGTAGAAACTTCCCCATGGCCTGCTATGCAAGAAGGTCCGATTGCCTTTATTCATCTAGAAGATGCAAAACCGATGATGCAGGAAGTTTTACAGGTACTTGCGAATTGCAATTTAAGTTTGTCGAAGGTAGAGCGCGCATCCGCTAGTTTAGAAGAAATCTTTTTGCAGGTGGTGAATAAGGATGAATAA